The proteins below are encoded in one region of Triticum aestivum cultivar Chinese Spring chromosome 1B, IWGSC CS RefSeq v2.1, whole genome shotgun sequence:
- the LOC123115416 gene encoding mitochondrial dicarboxylate/tricarboxylate transporter DTC, with protein MADAKQQQAAAPTGVWKTIKPFVNGGASGMLATCVIQPIDMIKVKIQLGEGSAAQVAKTMYANEGLGSFYKGLSAGLLRQATYTTARLGSFRVLTNKAIEANDGKPLPLVQKAFIGLTAGAIGACVGSPADLALIRMQADSTLPAAQRRHYKNAFHALYRITADEGVLALWKGAGPTVVRAMSLNMGMLASYDQSVELFRDKLGAGEYQTVIGASAISGFCAAACSLPFDYVKTQIQKMQPDATGKYPYTGSLDCAMQTLKTGGPFKFYSGFPVYCVRIAPHVMMTWLFLNQIQKYQKKIGI; from the exons ATGGCGGACGCGAAGCAGCAGCAGGCCGCGGCGCCCACCGGCGTCTGGAAGACGATCAAGCCATTCGTCAATGGCGGTGCCTCCGGGATGCTCGCCACCTGCGTCATCCAGCCCATCGACATGATCAAG GTGAAGATCCAGTTGGGTGAGGGATCTGCAGCTCAGGTCGCAAAGACCATGTATGCTAATGAGGGCCTTGGTTCCTTTTACAAG GGTTTGTCAGCTGGTTTACTAAGGCAAGCGACCTATACGACAGCTCGTCTTGGATCCTTCAG GGTTTTGACAAACAAAGCAATTGAGGCAAATGATGGGAAGCCATTGCCACTTGTTCAGAAAGCTTTTATTGGTCTGACTGCTGGAGCGATTGGCGCATGTGTGGGCAGTCCTGCTGATTTGGCACTCATTAGGATGCAAGCTGACTCGACCCTACCAGCAGCACAGCGGCGTCACTACAAGAATGCATTCCATGCACTCTACCGTATCACCGCTGATGAAGGCGTCCTTGCGCTTTGGAAGGGTGCAGGCCCAACTGTGGTGAGAGCCATGTCACTGAATATGGGTATGCTTGCGTCCTATGATCAAAGTGTTGAGCTGTTCAGAGACAAATTGGGTGCCGGAGAATATCAGACTGTTATTG GAGCCAGTGCCATTTCTGGATTCTGTGCGGCTGCTTGCAGTCTGCCCTTTGATTACGTGAAAACACAAATTCAGAAGATGCAACCTGATGCCACTGGCAAGTACCCATACACTGGGTCTTTGGACTGCGCCATGCAAACCTTGAAGACCGGTGGCCCATTTAAATTCTACTCCGGCTTCCCTGTATATTGTGTCAGGATCGCCCCGCATGTCATG ATGACGTGGCTCTTCTTGAATCAAATCCAGAAGTACCAGAAGAAGATCGGCATATAA